A part of Marinomonas rhizomae genomic DNA contains:
- the pssA gene encoding CDP-diacylglycerol--serine O-phosphatidyltransferase, with protein MSIDDVKKSPVDEIEDVDVGDEKKQPHKGVYLLPNLFTTAALFSGFYSIIAAMNENFTHAAVAIFISMVFDGLDGRVARLTHTQSAFGAEYDSLADMVSFGIAPALVVFTWSLAPLGKIGWIAAFIYAVGAALRLARFNTMLGVEEKRYFTGLPSPAAAALVAGVIWAANDKGFSGESMATLMALIVPITGLLMVSNVKYRSFKDLNLKGRVPFVVLLIAVLVLVLVALEPALVLMSVFCLYGLWGPLGIIFKRLR; from the coding sequence ATGTCTATTGATGATGTGAAAAAATCACCGGTTGATGAAATTGAAGACGTAGACGTTGGTGATGAAAAGAAACAGCCGCACAAGGGGGTGTACTTATTGCCTAACCTGTTTACGACGGCTGCGCTTTTTTCGGGTTTCTACTCGATTATTGCAGCAATGAATGAAAACTTTACTCATGCCGCTGTCGCTATTTTTATATCAATGGTATTTGATGGCCTAGATGGGCGTGTTGCTCGTTTGACTCATACTCAAAGTGCGTTTGGCGCTGAATATGATTCTCTTGCTGATATGGTTTCCTTTGGTATTGCGCCGGCTCTTGTTGTATTTACTTGGTCTTTGGCACCACTTGGTAAAATTGGTTGGATTGCAGCATTTATCTACGCTGTTGGTGCGGCACTTCGTCTGGCTCGATTTAATACCATGCTTGGTGTTGAAGAAAAACGTTATTTTACAGGTTTGCCGAGTCCTGCAGCAGCCGCTCTTGTTGCTGGTGTAATTTGGGCTGCTAACGATAAAGGTTTTTCAGGCGAAAGTATGGCGACACTGATGGCGTTGATCGTTCCTATTACGGGGTTATTGATGGTCAGTAATGTGAAGTACCGAAGCTTTAAAGACCTTAATTTAAAAGGGCGTGTTCCTTTTGTGGTGCTACTTATTGCTGTTTTGGTTTTGGTGTTGGTCGCATTAGAGCCTGCATTGGTATTGATGAGTGTTTTTTGCCTTTATGGTTTGTGGGGGCCGCTCGGAATTATATTTAAGCGACTTCGCTAA
- the msrP gene encoding protein-methionine-sulfoxide reductase catalytic subunit MsrP, which produces MLIFNKKASDCSESEVTDKSIYLNRRQFMKVTGGVALGVGGIGHVSAALQEGNPLSPPSALKSSFANIAETSFGKGDKISPYDVATSYNNFYEFGYGKSDPKDRASKFQTTPWTITVEGEAGKTGVFDLEDIIKESMLEERIYRLRCVEAWSMVIPWVGVSLATVLKKFEPTSKAKYVYFETLYDPKEMPGQRGGGLDWPYREGLRIDEAMNPLALLAVGMYGSILPNQNGAPVRLVLPWKYGFKSIKSIVKIRFVETMPETTWSMLAPNEYGFYANVNPNVDHPRWSQKQERRLPGGVLFPNVIETKMFNGYEEEVGALYAGMDLKRFY; this is translated from the coding sequence ATGCTAATTTTTAATAAAAAAGCGTCTGATTGTTCTGAGTCAGAGGTAACCGATAAGTCTATTTACTTAAATCGTCGCCAATTTATGAAGGTGACGGGTGGTGTTGCTCTTGGTGTAGGTGGTATTGGGCATGTTTCTGCTGCGCTTCAAGAGGGTAACCCTTTATCTCCGCCTTCCGCTCTTAAATCTTCCTTTGCAAATATAGCTGAAACCTCCTTCGGTAAAGGCGATAAAATCTCGCCTTATGATGTTGCTACTTCATATAATAACTTTTATGAATTTGGCTATGGAAAAAGCGACCCTAAAGATAGGGCTTCTAAGTTTCAAACTACACCATGGACAATAACGGTAGAAGGTGAGGCTGGCAAAACAGGCGTATTTGATCTAGAGGATATTATCAAGGAATCAATGCTAGAAGAGCGAATTTATCGTCTTCGTTGTGTTGAGGCTTGGTCAATGGTGATTCCTTGGGTTGGGGTTTCTCTTGCTACCGTTTTAAAGAAGTTTGAACCAACGTCCAAAGCAAAATATGTTTACTTCGAGACCTTATATGACCCCAAAGAAATGCCAGGACAGCGTGGTGGCGGTTTAGATTGGCCATATAGAGAAGGATTACGTATTGATGAAGCAATGAACCCTCTCGCTTTACTTGCCGTTGGTATGTATGGAAGCATATTGCCAAATCAAAATGGTGCACCTGTTCGCTTAGTTTTGCCTTGGAAGTATGGCTTTAAAAGTATTAAGTCTATTGTGAAAATTCGTTTTGTTGAAACCATGCCTGAAACTACATGGAGTATGTTAGCTCCTAACGAATATGGTTTTTATGCCAATGTAAATCCGAATGTTGATCACCCTCGTTGGTCGCAAAAACAAGAACGACGTCTGCCTGGCGGTGTGCTTTTTCCAAATGTTATTGAGACAAAAATGTTTAATGGTTACGAGGAAGAGGTCGGGGCTTTGTATGCAGGCATGGATCTTAAAAGGTTTTATTAG
- a CDS encoding sulfite oxidase heme-binding subunit YedZ codes for MATFWDRREKPYILIIFTLPFIWMLISLLMGQYFPDPGKLLMRLSGIWASVFVVAVMAMTLVGKFKHLKVINRYRRFIGLTAFFYGLLHFVIYLVLFAGLSWTWISSDLVEKPYIYVGVAALSIMAVLAITSTKGMVRALGKKWKPLHRLMYLAAIGVIAHLWWQVKDDISLAVYFSVFLVPLLIVKIPTIPTYKKLFSKK; via the coding sequence ATGGCGACATTTTGGGACAGAAGAGAAAAGCCGTATATTTTAATTATATTTACCTTACCTTTTATATGGATGTTGATTTCATTGTTGATGGGGCAATACTTTCCTGACCCTGGTAAATTGCTGATGAGGCTGAGTGGTATCTGGGCATCTGTTTTTGTTGTTGCTGTGATGGCGATGACCTTGGTTGGTAAATTCAAGCATCTGAAAGTGATTAATCGCTATCGACGCTTTATCGGATTAACCGCCTTCTTTTATGGTTTGCTTCATTTTGTTATTTATTTGGTTTTGTTTGCAGGATTGAGCTGGACTTGGATAAGTTCGGATTTGGTTGAAAAGCCATATATTTATGTTGGTGTGGCTGCTTTGTCTATTATGGCTGTTTTAGCTATTACTAGCACCAAAGGAATGGTGCGTGCTTTGGGGAAAAAGTGGAAGCCTTTGCATCGTTTAATGTACCTTGCAGCTATTGGTGTTATTGCCCACCTATGGTGGCAAGTTAAAGATGACATCTCACTAGCTGTTTATTTTTCGGTTTTTTTAGTTCCCTTATTAATAGTGAAAATCCCTACGATACCAACCTATAAAAAACTTTTTAGTAAAAAATGA